A section of the Bacillus pumilus genome encodes:
- a CDS encoding OFA family MFS transporter, whose product MNKSKNRWLIATSAVGIHLSIGSVYAWSVFTNPLHQAFQWSLTEISLTFSIAILFLGLSAAFMGHFVERYGPRASGLFSAVFFGIGMTGSGFAVHMSSLPLLYLFYGVLAGIGLGVGYIAPVSTLVKWFPDRRGLATGLAIMGFGFASLICSPIIQYLIEKVDIATTFYILGISYFMIMVISSLYLSPPTPDDVKQFEVLKTNQRKIPQDLSQLTANEAIKTRRFYYLWLMLFINITCGIAIISVASPLAQESVGFTAGAAATLVGILGAFNGLGRIGWASFSDYIGRPNTYTIFFSIQLIAFPLLPYLKEPLVFSIVMAIIYTCYGGGFASIPAYIGDLFGTKQLGAIHGYILTAWAAAGLAGPLFSSFIRDITGNYTQSLMVFSGLFFIAFIISLLIRKDIQQLRETNLTTISSVSSRP is encoded by the coding sequence ATGAACAAATCGAAAAATCGCTGGCTCATTGCAACAAGTGCTGTGGGAATTCATTTATCTATTGGGTCTGTTTACGCTTGGAGTGTTTTTACGAATCCTTTACATCAAGCTTTTCAGTGGTCATTGACAGAAATAAGCCTGACTTTCAGTATTGCTATTTTATTTTTAGGATTATCTGCAGCTTTCATGGGGCATTTCGTTGAAAGGTATGGTCCAAGGGCATCAGGACTCTTCTCAGCCGTTTTCTTTGGTATTGGAATGACAGGGTCAGGATTCGCTGTCCACATGTCCTCACTCCCTCTCCTCTATTTATTCTATGGTGTACTCGCAGGAATAGGATTAGGGGTAGGTTACATTGCACCTGTATCAACTTTAGTGAAATGGTTCCCGGACCGAAGAGGGCTTGCAACTGGCTTAGCTATTATGGGTTTTGGGTTTGCGTCTCTTATTTGCAGCCCAATTATCCAATATCTCATTGAAAAAGTAGATATCGCAACTACCTTTTACATTCTTGGAATTTCCTATTTTATGATCATGGTGATTTCATCTCTTTATTTATCACCACCAACACCTGATGACGTCAAACAATTTGAGGTGTTAAAAACAAATCAAAGAAAAATCCCTCAGGATTTATCACAGCTTACAGCAAATGAAGCGATCAAAACACGACGTTTTTATTATTTGTGGCTCATGCTCTTTATTAATATCACATGCGGGATTGCCATTATTTCAGTAGCATCGCCTCTTGCTCAAGAAAGTGTTGGTTTCACTGCAGGTGCTGCAGCTACCCTTGTTGGCATTTTAGGTGCTTTTAATGGTTTAGGACGGATTGGTTGGGCCTCTTTCTCAGATTATATCGGAAGGCCGAATACGTATACAATCTTCTTTAGTATTCAGCTCATTGCCTTTCCTTTACTCCCTTATTTAAAGGAACCGCTCGTCTTTTCAATCGTGATGGCGATTATTTATACGTGCTATGGAGGAGGGTTTGCCTCAATCCCAGCTTATATTGGTGATTTATTTGGCACGAAACAACTTGGTGCCATACACGGCTATATTCTGACAGCCTGGGCAGCTGCTGGTTTAGCAGGACCTTTATTTTCATCCTTTATCCGGGATATAACAGGTAACTACACGCAAAGTCTGATGGTGTTCTCTGGCTTATTTTTCATCGCTTTTATCATATCTCTTCTCATACGGAAGGATATTCAGCAGCTTAGAGAAACAAACCTTACTACTATTTCTTCTGTCTCATCCCGGCCTTAA
- the fdhD gene encoding formate dehydrogenase accessory sulfurtransferase FdhD, whose protein sequence is MNPSVKKKRVIHQYREGQFTCKTDEVVEEFPLTVIVNGEEFVTLVCSPDHLKELVIGFLASEGVIRFENEIKRFTIDESMGFAYVDLVHSSGFQSSDFTKRVIGSCCGKGRHFYFLQDVKTAKTAIDRINISADTCMRLMKSLQEESQLFQHTGGVHNAGLCDTEKLFITRTDIGRHNALDKIYGYCLLHQIPLRDKILVFSGRISSEVLLKAAKLGVSIVISKSAPTELALNMAEELNITTVGFVRGESFNIYTHHQRITE, encoded by the coding sequence ATGAATCCTTCTGTTAAAAAGAAACGAGTTATTCACCAATACCGTGAAGGTCAATTTACTTGCAAAACAGATGAAGTTGTAGAAGAATTTCCTTTAACTGTGATCGTGAATGGAGAGGAATTTGTAACACTTGTTTGTTCCCCAGATCATTTAAAAGAATTGGTGATCGGTTTTTTAGCTTCAGAAGGCGTCATTCGATTTGAAAATGAGATTAAAAGGTTTACAATAGATGAAAGTATGGGCTTTGCCTATGTTGATTTAGTTCACTCAAGCGGATTTCAGTCATCAGATTTTACTAAGCGGGTGATTGGTTCTTGCTGTGGGAAAGGGAGGCATTTTTATTTTCTCCAAGATGTGAAAACAGCAAAAACAGCCATTGATCGAATTAACATTTCTGCTGATACTTGTATGCGTCTAATGAAATCTTTACAAGAAGAAAGTCAATTGTTTCAACATACTGGTGGCGTGCATAATGCTGGACTGTGTGATACAGAAAAGCTATTCATCACTAGAACTGATATAGGAAGACATAATGCATTAGATAAAATCTATGGATACTGTTTACTTCATCAAATTCCGCTTAGAGATAAAATTCTTGTGTTTAGCGGCCGGATATCATCAGAAGTTCTGTTGAAGGCAGCAAAACTAGGAGTGTCGATCGTCATCTCAAAATCAGCACCTACTGAGCTTGCGCTTAATATGGCAGAAGAATTAAATATCACAACAGTTGGATTTGTCAGAGGAGAATCTTTTAATATCTACACTCACCATCAGCGTATAACAGAATAG